One genomic region from Patescibacteria group bacterium encodes:
- the rpmB gene encoding 50S ribosomal protein L28, with protein MSRRCDVCHRKPKTVVSRSHSNIATKRKQFLNLQNKTIGGKRIKICSRCLKTMAKKAK; from the coding sequence ATGTCCAGAAGATGCGATGTTTGCCACCGCAAGCCAAAAACCGTGGTCAGCCGAAGCCATTCCAATATCGCCACTAAGCGTAAACAATTTTTAAATCTGCAAAATAAAACGATTGGGGGAAAAAGAATAAAAATCTGCAGCCGCTGTTTAAAGACCATGGCTAAAAAAGCAAAATAA
- a CDS encoding site-2 protease family protein → MFYSLLLFFVIIIPSAIIHEYFHGWTADALGDPTAKRFGRLTLNPLAHIDPWGTFILPIILLLLSGGSFVFAYAKPVPFNPYNLKYPKWGPALVAIAGPLANLLVAIVFGLLVRFYPMNNFSLVLSVIVYANILLAVFNLVPLPPLDGSKILYVLLPSQWAERLYSLERYGMIIVLFFVFFAFEILSPIIWLIYGLIVGRPLLF, encoded by the coding sequence ATGTTTTATAGTTTACTATTATTTTTTGTAATAATTATTCCCTCGGCCATTATCCACGAGTATTTTCATGGCTGGACGGCTGATGCGCTTGGCGACCCGACGGCCAAACGTTTTGGCCGTCTGACTCTAAACCCTTTAGCTCATATTGACCCTTGGGGGACTTTTATATTGCCGATTATTTTGCTATTGCTCTCCGGCGGCAGTTTTGTCTTCGCTTACGCTAAGCCCGTACCCTTTAATCCTTACAACTTAAAATATCCTAAATGGGGGCCGGCCTTGGTAGCCATAGCCGGACCCTTAGCTAATTTGTTGGTGGCCATAGTTTTCGGTCTTTTGGTGCGCTTTTATCCAATGAATAATTTTTCGTTGGTCTTAAGCGTTATTGTTTATGCCAATATCCTTTTAGCAGTTTTTAATTTAGTGCCGCTCCCCCCGCTGGATGGTTCCAAAATTCTCTACGTTTTATTGCCCAGCCAGTGGGCGGAAAGATTATATTCCCTAGAGCGTTATGGCATGATAATTGTATTATTTTTTGTCTTTTTTGCTTTTGAAATTTTATCTCCCATTATTTGGCTAATCTACGGGCTAATTGTCGGGAGGCCTTTGCTTTTTTAA
- the rpsL gene encoding 30S ribosomal protein S12 has translation MPTINQLVRHGRTSSKKKSKTPALQTVFNTLRRRRNELPKGSPYKRGVCVKVTTTTPKKPNSALRKIARVRLSNGMEVTAYIPGEGHNLQEHSIVMIRGGRVKDLPGVRYHIVRGVFDTSGVEGRKQGRSLYGAKKSK, from the coding sequence ATGCCTACAATTAACCAATTAGTCCGTCATGGAAGGACGAGCTCAAAGAAAAAATCTAAAACTCCCGCCTTGCAGACGGTTTTTAATACTTTAAGGCGACGCAGAAACGAATTGCCCAAAGGCAGTCCGTATAAACGCGGGGTTTGTGTTAAAGTCACCACGACTACGCCTAAAAAACCTAACTCGGCTTTAAGAAAAATCGCGCGCGTGCGGCTTTCTAACGGTATGGAAGTCACTGCTTATATCCCTGGCGAAGGGCATAATTTACAGGAGCACTCCATTGTAATGATTCGCGGAGGCAGAGTGAAAGATTTGCCGGGCGTGCGTTATCATATAGTCAGGGGCGTTTTTGATACCAGCGGAGTGGAAGGTCGCAAGCAGGGACGTTCTTTATATGGAGCTAAAAAATCTAAATAA
- the rpsG gene encoding 30S ribosomal protein S7 produces MRGKPAPKRKITPDYKFNSIQIAKLANYLMRGGKKSTALRVIYKAFDYISEKTKQDPLEIYNEAIKNVGPSVELRSKRVGGANYQIPTAVRGERKLALSYRWLLNAARSRKGKPMYEKLALELMDAAQGQGDAVKKKQDVYRMAEANRAFAHFSR; encoded by the coding sequence ATGAGAGGCAAACCAGCACCCAAAAGAAAAATTACTCCTGATTATAAATTTAACAGTATTCAAATTGCCAAATTGGCCAATTATTTAATGAGAGGTGGCAAGAAAAGCACCGCCTTGAGGGTTATTTATAAGGCCTTTGATTATATTTCAGAGAAAACCAAGCAGGACCCGTTAGAAATTTATAATGAAGCCATAAAGAATGTCGGACCGAGCGTGGAGCTAAGGAGTAAACGTGTCGGTGGCGCCAACTACCAGATTCCGACCGCTGTTCGCGGGGAAAGAAAACTGGCGCTATCTTATCGCTGGCTTCTTAATGCCGCGAGAAGCCGCAAAGGCAAGCCCATGTACGAGAAATTGGCTTTAGAACTTATGGATGCGGCTCAAGGGCAGGGCGACGCGGTTAAAAAGAAGCAAGACGTTTACAGAATGGCCGAAGCTAATCGCGCCTTCGCGCATTTTTCCAGATAA
- the fusA gene encoding elongation factor G gives MPREYSLADTRNIGIIAHIDAGKTTVSERILFYTGKKHKIGEVHEGEATMDWMEQERERGITITSAATTCFWKNCRINLIDTPGHVDFTAEVERSLRVLDGGVVVFDGVAGVEPQSETVWRQADKYNVPRICFVNKLDRMGADFYADLKSIHDRLTKKAYPLQLPIGTEANFVGIVSLLEQKARVYLDELGTKWEDKDIPEEMKEKVLKYRAELLEAIVEHNEVLMNKYLNGEEIPLEDLKKTLRKAVVNNEIIPVFCGSALKNKGVQLLLDGVADYLPSPLDVPPLIGFHPKNPETKIEVKTSDDEPFTALAFKIATDPFVGKLAFFRVYAGQLKAGSYVLNATTGERERIGRILRMHANSREEVEDVYAGEIAAAVGLKNTTTGNTLCDPDHPIVLESIIFPTPVIDIAVEPKTKADQEKMGMALQKLAEEDPTFRVHTDEETMQTILSGMGELHLEIIIERMKREFHVEANVGKPQVAYKETIKKSAEGEGKYIKQSGGRGQYGHCVITVEPLEAGKGYEFVDSVKGGAIPREYIAPINKGIQEAMGRGVLAGYPMLDIKVTVFDGSYHDVDSSEAAFKIAGSLAFQEATKKANLVLLEPIMKIEVVTPEEFMGDVIGDLNARRGHVKEMRDRGTAKVIDAEVPLAAMFGYATDLRSMTQGRASYSMEFGHYGEVPRNVAEEIISKRKG, from the coding sequence ATGCCTAGAGAATACAGTTTAGCCGATACTCGCAACATCGGAATTATCGCCCATATTGACGCCGGAAAAACTACGGTTTCCGAGCGTATTTTGTTTTACACTGGCAAAAAGCATAAAATTGGCGAGGTGCACGAGGGTGAAGCGACGATGGACTGGATGGAACAGGAACGCGAACGCGGAATTACCATTACCTCGGCCGCCACCACCTGTTTTTGGAAAAATTGTCGTATTAATCTTATTGATACTCCGGGTCACGTGGATTTCACGGCTGAAGTGGAACGCTCCCTGCGCGTTTTAGATGGCGGGGTCGTAGTTTTTGACGGCGTGGCAGGCGTGGAGCCGCAGTCGGAAACCGTCTGGAGGCAGGCGGATAAATATAATGTTCCGAGAATTTGTTTTGTCAATAAATTAGACAGAATGGGAGCTGATTTTTACGCTGATTTAAAATCCATCCACGACCGTTTAACCAAAAAGGCCTATCCGCTTCAATTGCCGATTGGCACCGAGGCCAATTTTGTAGGAATCGTTAGTTTATTAGAACAAAAAGCGCGTGTTTATTTAGACGAACTGGGGACCAAATGGGAAGACAAAGATATTCCGGAAGAGATGAAAGAAAAAGTTTTGAAGTACCGAGCGGAGTTACTTGAAGCCATTGTGGAACACAACGAAGTTTTGATGAATAAGTATCTGAATGGTGAAGAAATCCCTTTAGAGGATTTAAAAAAGACCCTGAGAAAAGCAGTGGTTAACAATGAAATAATTCCGGTATTTTGCGGCAGCGCTTTAAAAAATAAAGGCGTGCAGCTTCTCTTGGACGGAGTCGCCGATTATTTACCGTCCCCGCTGGATGTCCCGCCGCTTATCGGATTTCATCCAAAAAATCCGGAAACAAAAATAGAAGTAAAAACTTCCGATGATGAGCCCTTCACCGCCTTAGCTTTTAAAATAGCTACCGACCCTTTTGTCGGTAAGCTGGCTTTTTTCAGGGTTTATGCCGGGCAGTTAAAGGCAGGTTCTTATGTTTTAAATGCTACTACTGGTGAGAGAGAACGCATTGGAAGAATTTTGCGCATGCACGCCAATTCCCGTGAAGAAGTTGAAGATGTCTATGCCGGAGAAATTGCCGCCGCGGTGGGGCTTAAAAATACCACCACTGGTAATACTTTGTGCGACCCCGACCATCCGATTGTTCTAGAATCTATCATTTTTCCGACTCCGGTTATTGACATTGCCGTGGAGCCCAAGACCAAGGCCGACCAGGAAAAGATGGGTATGGCCCTGCAAAAATTAGCCGAAGAGGACCCGACTTTCCGCGTGCATACGGACGAGGAAACCATGCAGACCATTCTTTCCGGTATGGGTGAATTGCATTTGGAAATTATTATTGAACGCATGAAAAGAGAATTTCATGTGGAGGCCAATGTCGGCAAACCACAGGTGGCCTACAAGGAGACCATTAAAAAATCCGCTGAAGGCGAAGGAAAATATATTAAACAATCCGGCGGCCGTGGTCAGTATGGACATTGCGTCATTACCGTTGAACCATTGGAAGCCGGTAAAGGATATGAATTCGTTGACTCGGTTAAAGGCGGCGCTATTCCCAGAGAGTATATCGCTCCGATCAACAAAGGCATTCAGGAAGCCATGGGCAGGGGAGTGCTCGCCGGTTATCCGATGCTTGATATCAAGGTTACGGTTTTTGACGGTTCATATCACGATGTTGATTCTTCGGAAGCGGCTTTCAAAATCGCCGGGTCGTTAGCTTTTCAGGAAGCGACTAAAAAAGCTAACCTCGTTTTACTTGAACCGATTATGAAGATTGAAGTTGTCACCCCGGAGGAATTTATGGGTGATGTCATTGGTGATTTAAACGCCCGCCGCGGGCATGTTAAAGAAATGCGCGATCGCGGAACGGCCAAAGTCATTGATGCCGAAGTTCCTTTAGCCGCGATGTTCGGCTATGCCACGGATTTGCGCTCTATGACCCAAGGACGAGCCAGTTATTCCATGGAATTTGGTCATTACGGAGAGGTGCCGCGCAATGTAGCCGAGGAAATTATAAGTAAAAGAAAAGGATAA
- the tuf gene encoding elongation factor Tu, producing the protein MAEKFERTKPHVNVGTIGHVDHGKTTLTAAILSVLALKGLAKPKNVDDIDKAPEEKERGITIATAHVEYESEKRHYAHVDCPGHADYVKNMITGAAQMDGAILVVSAADGPMPQTREHILLAKQVGVPKIVVFLNKIDQVQDKELIDLVEEEVRDLLNKYEFDGANTPIIRGSALKALENSSDAEAAKPIFDLVNALDTYIPEPQRDTEHPFLMPIEDIFSIEGRGTVVTGRIERGIVHLNDEVEIVGFRDTQKTVVTGIEMFNKSLDEGRAGDNAGVLLRGTKKEEVERGQVLCKPGSITPHTEFEAKVYVLTKEEGGRHKPFFKGYKPQFYIRTTDVTGEVELPAEAEMVMPGDTVNLKIKLIAPVALEEKMRFAIREGGRTVGAGVVNKISK; encoded by the coding sequence ATGGCAGAAAAATTTGAACGCACTAAACCCCATGTCAATGTTGGCACTATCGGTCACGTTGATCATGGTAAAACCACTTTAACGGCGGCTATTTTAAGCGTGTTAGCTCTCAAGGGGTTAGCTAAGCCGAAAAATGTCGATGATATCGACAAAGCTCCGGAAGAAAAAGAGCGCGGTATCACTATTGCCACGGCTCACGTGGAGTATGAAAGTGAGAAACGTCATTATGCTCACGTTGACTGCCCGGGTCACGCCGACTACGTCAAGAATATGATTACTGGTGCCGCCCAGATGGATGGAGCTATTTTGGTAGTTTCCGCCGCCGACGGCCCGATGCCGCAAACTCGCGAACACATTCTTTTGGCTAAACAAGTCGGTGTTCCGAAAATCGTGGTATTTTTAAATAAGATTGACCAAGTTCAAGATAAGGAATTAATTGATTTAGTGGAAGAAGAAGTCCGCGATTTGCTCAATAAATACGAATTTGATGGAGCCAATACTCCGATTATCCGCGGTTCTGCTTTAAAAGCTTTAGAGAATTCTTCGGATGCTGAGGCAGCTAAGCCGATTTTTGATTTAGTAAATGCCTTAGATACTTACATCCCCGAACCGCAACGCGATACCGAGCATCCTTTTCTTATGCCTATTGAGGATATTTTTTCCATTGAAGGACGCGGCACAGTGGTGACCGGGAGAATTGAGAGAGGCATTGTCCATTTGAACGATGAAGTGGAAATCGTCGGTTTTAGGGATACCCAAAAAACAGTAGTTACTGGCATAGAAATGTTTAATAAATCTTTGGATGAGGGTCGGGCGGGAGATAACGCGGGTGTTTTACTGCGCGGCACTAAGAAGGAAGAAGTAGAGCGCGGTCAAGTATTGTGCAAACCAGGGTCTATCACTCCGCATACTGAATTTGAAGCCAAAGTTTATGTCTTAACCAAAGAAGAGGGTGGACGTCATAAGCCGTTTTTCAAAGGATATAAACCGCAATTTTATATCCGCACTACTGACGTTACCGGCGAAGTGGAACTGCCGGCCGAAGCGGAAATGGTTATGCCCGGAGATACCGTTAATTTGAAGATTAAATTAATCGCCCCGGTTGCCTTGGAGGAAAAAATGAGATTCGCTATCCGCGAAGGCGGCAGAACAGTCGGCGCGGGCGTGGTTAATAAAATCAGTAAATAA
- the rpsJ gene encoding 30S ribosomal protein S10 yields the protein MRIKIKAFDNKIIDQSTRTIIETAERTGASIAGPIPLPTEKSKYTVNKSTFVHKDARDQYEIRVHKRLIDILNPTPKTVDSLTNLNLPSGVDIEIKM from the coding sequence ATCAGAATTAAAATCAAAGCTTTTGACAATAAGATTATTGATCAATCCACCCGCACTATTATTGAGACCGCCGAACGCACCGGCGCTTCCATTGCCGGTCCGATTCCTTTGCCGACCGAGAAAAGCAAATACACGGTTAATAAATCAACCTTTGTGCATAAAGACGCGAGAGATCAGTACGAAATCAGAGTGCATAAGCGTTTGATAGATATTCTTAACCCCACCCCTAAAACCGTAGATTCTTTGACCAATCTGAATTTGCCTTCAGGAGTGGATATAGAAATAAAAATGTAA
- the rplD gene encoding 50S ribosomal protein L4: protein MAKIKVYNLEGKEVGEENLNPDIFDVEIKNSLVHQAVEAFFANKRVAIAHTKDRSEVRGGGKKPWRQKGTGRARHGSTRSPIWIGGGITFGPRKNRNFSQKINKKAKRKALFMGLSDKAKENGIILVNELKLESIKTKKMSEIIKKLPLGKKVVVVIPASDEKIVKSVRNLKNTKVVRADNLNIIDVINSNSLLMPVAAVKKIEETYLKK, encoded by the coding sequence ATGGCGAAGATAAAGGTTTACAATTTAGAAGGCAAGGAAGTCGGAGAAGAAAATTTGAATCCGGATATTTTCGACGTGGAAATTAAAAATTCACTAGTCCACCAAGCAGTTGAAGCTTTTTTTGCCAATAAACGCGTAGCCATTGCTCATACCAAAGACCGGAGTGAAGTGAGGGGCGGCGGGAAAAAACCCTGGAGGCAAAAAGGCACTGGCCGGGCCAGACACGGCTCCACTCGTTCTCCGATTTGGATTGGTGGAGGAATTACTTTTGGTCCGAGAAAAAACAGAAACTTCAGCCAAAAGATAAATAAAAAAGCCAAAAGAAAAGCTTTGTTTATGGGATTGTCGGATAAAGCCAAAGAAAACGGTATAATTTTAGTTAACGAATTAAAACTGGAGAGCATCAAAACAAAAAAGATGTCCGAGATTATAAAAAAGCTGCCCTTAGGTAAAAAGGTGGTCGTGGTTATTCCCGCCAGCGATGAAAAAATTGTAAAATCAGTCAGGAATTTAAAAAATACCAAAGTTGTCCGAGCTGATAATTTGAACATTATTGATGTGATTAATAGCAATTCTTTGCTTATGCCGGTGGCGGCGGTTAAAAAAATAGAAGAAACTTACTTGAAAAAATAG
- the rplW gene encoding 50S ribosomal protein L23 gives MGILKNIFKKGKKEVIKKPAPKKAPVVVKEKEVAKPPVGEKSLKEGLKKDKKEIKQTTPFAHKILVRPLVTEKATYLGTSSKYVFEIAPGVSKIDVAKAVESVYGVRPIKINIMNMSGKDRKYGRSVGRTKNWRKAIITLKSGDKIEIYEGV, from the coding sequence ATGGGCATATTAAAAAATATTTTTAAAAAAGGGAAAAAAGAAGTAATAAAAAAACCGGCACCAAAAAAAGCGCCGGTAGTTGTCAAAGAGAAAGAGGTTGCTAAGCCGCCAGTCGGAGAAAAATCTCTTAAAGAGGGATTAAAGAAAGACAAGAAAGAAATTAAACAAACTACGCCTTTCGCCCATAAAATTTTAGTAAGACCGTTAGTTACCGAAAAAGCGACTTATTTAGGCACATCTAGTAAATACGTTTTTGAGATTGCCCCCGGTGTTTCCAAAATTGATGTGGCCAAGGCCGTTGAAAGCGTTTACGGAGTCCGTCCGATAAAAATTAATATTATGAATATGAGCGGGAAAGACAGAAAGTATGGACGTTCAGTCGGTCGGACGAAAAATTGGCGCAAAGCGATTATTACCCTGAAGTCAGGGGATAAAATAGAAATCTACGAGGGAGTATAG
- the rplB gene encoding 50S ribosomal protein L2, with product MGIKIYKPTTSGRRHSSVQTFEDITRKEPEKSLIVPLKKKAGRGSWGNISVRHQGGGAKRFYRIVDFKQDRFDMAAKVESIEYDPNRNARIALVQYEDGEKRYIVAPLDLKVGDKVISSRSRTDIKTGNRLPLEYIPIGTMVYNVELTPGKGGQIGRGAGVGIQLLAIEGDFAHLRMPSSEVRMVPKECLASVGQVGNLDYRNIRWGKAGRMRHRGIRPTVRGKAMNPVDHPHGGGEGRNPIGLKHPKTPTGKPALGVKTRKPSRSSNKLIIKRREK from the coding sequence ATGGGAATTAAAATCTACAAACCAACCACCAGCGGCCGGCGCCATTCCAGCGTCCAAACTTTTGAAGATATCACCAGAAAAGAGCCGGAAAAATCATTGATCGTGCCCTTGAAGAAAAAAGCGGGTCGCGGCAGCTGGGGAAATATTTCCGTCAGGCACCAAGGAGGCGGCGCCAAAAGATTTTACAGAATTGTTGATTTTAAACAAGATAGATTTGATATGGCCGCAAAAGTGGAAAGCATTGAATATGACCCCAATCGCAACGCGAGAATCGCTTTGGTTCAATATGAAGATGGAGAGAAAAGATATATTGTCGCCCCGCTAGATTTAAAAGTCGGAGATAAAGTTATCTCCTCAAGATCAAGAACGGACATTAAAACCGGTAATCGTCTGCCCCTGGAATATATACCAATTGGCACAATGGTTTATAATGTAGAATTAACTCCCGGCAAAGGTGGTCAAATCGGCCGGGGGGCGGGGGTAGGAATTCAGCTTTTAGCCATTGAGGGTGATTTTGCGCATTTAAGAATGCCTTCCAGCGAAGTCAGAATGGTTCCCAAGGAATGTTTGGCTTCCGTGGGCCAGGTCGGCAATCTTGATTATAGAAATATCCGTTGGGGCAAGGCCGGGCGCATGAGACACAGAGGAATCAGGCCGACCGTCAGAGGTAAGGCGATGAATCCGGTTGACCATCCGCATGGCGGAGGCGAGGGCCGAAACCCGATTGGTTTAAAACATCCTAAAACTCCGACGGGCAAGCCGGCTTTGGGTGTGAAGACAAGAAAACCTTCCCGGTCTTCGAATAAATTGATAATTAAGCGCCGCGAGAAATAA
- the rpsS gene encoding 30S ribosomal protein S19, producing MSRSLKKGPYVDEKLKKKISNLKIGDKTVIKTWVRSSTITPEMVGFTIGVYNGKVHIPVKVVENMVGHKLGEFSPTRKFVRHGGKMQKEQELKAAEVARKVTATATTPETPPAK from the coding sequence ATGTCCAGATCGCTTAAAAAAGGCCCTTACGTAGATGAGAAATTGAAGAAGAAAATTTCCAATCTTAAGATTGGCGATAAAACAGTAATTAAAACTTGGGTCAGGAGCTCAACAATTACTCCGGAGATGGTCGGCTTTACTATTGGAGTTTATAATGGTAAGGTTCATATTCCCGTTAAAGTAGTGGAAAATATGGTTGGGCATAAATTAGGCGAATTTTCGCCTACGAGAAAGTTTGTCAGACATGGCGGGAAAATGCAAAAAGAGCAGGAGTTAAAAGCGGCCGAAGTGGCCCGCAAGGTGACCGCCACGGCGACCACACCGGAAACTCCGCCCGCTAAATAA
- the rplV gene encoding 50S ribosomal protein L22: MKQVQAKARFIRMSPKKIRLVINLIRGLDVTSAESQLRFMRKDAAGPVLKLLRSAMANAEHNFQLDKSGLFIKEIRVDQGPSLKRWTPKAQGRATPILKRSAHISIVLETKEDKNAPVGVKAEEKPAEKKTKTPKIREKEVKNNKK, translated from the coding sequence ATGAAACAAGTGCAGGCCAAAGCAAGATTTATCAGAATGTCTCCGAAAAAAATTCGGCTGGTGATTAATTTAATCCGTGGTTTGGATGTAACTTCGGCCGAGAGTCAGTTACGTTTTATGCGCAAGGACGCGGCTGGGCCGGTTTTGAAATTGTTGCGTTCGGCCATGGCTAACGCGGAGCATAATTTCCAATTAGATAAGAGCGGTTTATTTATTAAAGAAATAAGAGTTGACCAGGGTCCGTCTTTAAAGAGATGGACACCCAAAGCCCAAGGCCGTGCCACTCCGATTCTTAAAAGGTCGGCGCATATCAGTATAGTTTTGGAAACCAAGGAAGATAAAAATGCCCCCGTGGGAGTTAAGGCAGAAGAAAAACCGGCCGAGAAGAAAACTAAAACTCCCAAGATAAGAGAAAAGGAAGTCAAAAATAATAAAAAATAA
- the rpsC gene encoding 30S ribosomal protein S3 — MGHKVNPKSLRLGTIYTWNSKWFSDKKNYRKLLRQDVLIRDFLRERLKEASVEDVMIERNPSSITITIFVAKPGIVIGRGGSGIEDLKKELKKKIINKKSIADVGKVVININIKEVKNPNLSAPVVLRSMVADLEKRIPFRRVMKQAIGRVEKAGAIGVKVTVSGRLNGAEIARTETLSVGKIPLHTIRADIDYASDIAQTIYGVIGVKVWICKGEIFNKKIEKR; from the coding sequence ATGGGTCATAAAGTTAATCCAAAAAGTTTACGTTTAGGCACAATCTACACTTGGAATTCCAAGTGGTTTTCTGATAAGAAAAATTATCGCAAATTATTGAGACAGGACGTTTTAATTAGGGATTTTTTAAGAGAGAGATTAAAAGAGGCCTCGGTTGAAGACGTGATGATTGAGAGAAACCCGTCCTCCATCACTATTACCATTTTTGTAGCCAAACCGGGGATAGTTATCGGCCGTGGCGGTTCAGGCATTGAAGATTTAAAAAAAGAATTAAAGAAGAAAATCATTAACAAAAAATCAATTGCCGATGTCGGCAAAGTGGTTATCAATATCAATATTAAAGAAGTAAAAAACCCCAATTTGTCGGCCCCGGTTGTTTTAAGGTCAATGGTCGCGGATTTGGAAAAACGCATTCCTTTCCGCCGCGTGATGAAACAGGCCATCGGGAGAGTGGAAAAGGCCGGTGCGATCGGAGTCAAGGTTACGGTTTCCGGGCGTTTGAATGGCGCGGAAATCGCCCGTACCGAAACTTTGAGCGTCGGTAAAATACCTTTACACACTATCAGAGCCGATATTGATTATGCTTCTGACATTGCCCAGACGATTTACGGAGTAATTGGCGTGAAAGTTTGGATTTGTAAAGGAGAAATTTTTAATAAAAAGATTGAAAAGCGATAA
- the rplP gene encoding 50S ribosomal protein L16, translated as MLIPKKVKHRKWFKGRRRGKRVAGSLNSLSYGSYGLKSLEHGWISSRQIEAARRAITHFIKRGGKIWIRIFPDKPVTFHGNENVMGSGKGAVDHYVAVAKPGTIIFEMDGIDIKDAKEALGLAAHKLPVKAKFITKD; from the coding sequence ATGTTAATTCCCAAGAAAGTAAAACATAGAAAATGGTTTAAAGGCAGAAGGCGCGGGAAACGCGTAGCCGGCAGCCTTAATAGTTTAAGTTACGGGAGCTATGGTTTAAAGTCGTTAGAGCATGGTTGGATTTCTTCCCGGCAAATTGAAGCCGCGAGAAGGGCTATCACTCACTTCATAAAACGCGGCGGCAAGATTTGGATTCGCATTTTTCCCGATAAACCGGTAACTTTTCACGGAAACGAAAATGTTATGGGTTCAGGAAAGGGAGCGGTTGACCATTATGTGGCCGTGGCTAAACCGGGGACGATAATCTTTGAAATGGATGGGATAGACATTAAGGATGCCAAAGAGGCCCTGGGATTAGCGGCTCATAAATTGCCCGTCAAAGCTAAATTTATAACTAAAGATTAG
- the rpmC gene encoding 50S ribosomal protein L29: MEFKDLKAKSPNELARILSGEKEGLREKRFKVAQRQLKKVSDIKKSRKIIARILTLFSEKKNEKN, encoded by the coding sequence ATGGAGTTTAAAGATTTAAAAGCAAAATCTCCTAACGAGCTGGCGCGCATTTTATCGGGAGAAAAAGAAGGGTTGAGAGAGAAAAGATTTAAGGTGGCCCAAAGGCAGCTTAAAAAAGTTAGTGATATTAAGAAATCAAGAAAGATAATCGCCAGGATTTTGACTCTGTTTAGCGAGAAAAAAAATGAGAAAAATTAA
- the rpsQ gene encoding 30S ribosomal protein S17, producing the protein MVKEIAPKIKRVFEGEVVSDKGEKTIIVKIDKVRIHKKYHKRYMVSRNYAVHDPKKEYKIGEVVRFEECRPLSKTKRWRVLSKVK; encoded by the coding sequence ATGGTTAAAGAAATAGCCCCTAAAATTAAAAGAGTTTTTGAAGGAGAAGTGGTTTCCGACAAGGGAGAAAAAACCATTATCGTTAAAATTGATAAAGTTAGAATTCACAAGAAATATCATAAAAGATACATGGTGAGTAGAAATTATGCCGTGCACGACCCTAAAAAAGAATATAAAATCGGAGAGGTGGTCAGGTTTGAGGAATGTCGCCCTTTAAGCAAAACTAAGAGGTGGCGCGTGTTAAGTAAGGTTAAATAA
- the rplN gene encoding 50S ribosomal protein L14, with protein sequence MVQLRSILDVADNTGAKKVQCIKALGGYKRRYARLGDIVTVSVKVAQPHSMVKKGEVLHAVVVRARKETRRSDGSYIRFDDNAVVIIDLKSLEPKGTRIFGPVARELRSKGFSKIISLAPEVL encoded by the coding sequence ATGGTTCAATTAAGATCAATTTTAGATGTCGCTGATAATACTGGAGCTAAAAAAGTCCAGTGTATTAAAGCGCTCGGCGGATATAAAAGGAGATACGCTCGTTTGGGCGATATTGTGACTGTCAGTGTTAAAGTGGCGCAACCCCATAGTATGGTGAAGAAAGGAGAAGTATTACACGCAGTCGTTGTCCGCGCCAGAAAAGAGACCCGCCGCTCCGACGGTTCTTATATTAGATTTGATGATAACGCGGTGGTAATCATTGACCTTAAGAGTTTGGAGCCGAAAGGAACGCGTATTTTCGGGCCAGTCGCCCGCGAGTTGCGCTCCAAGGGTTTCAGTAAAATAATTAGTTTAGCGCCAGAAGTTTTATAA
- the rplX gene encoding 50S ribosomal protein L24, giving the protein MSKSKIKIKKGDKVKVLAGKDKGKTAKVLQVLIAERQLVAEGINVLTKHARPRRQGEKGQKIELPAPINASNAMLICPKCDKATRVGYKFSEAGKKLRVCRKCKETI; this is encoded by the coding sequence ATGTCCAAATCAAAGATTAAAATAAAAAAAGGCGATAAAGTAAAAGTGTTAGCCGGTAAAGATAAGGGCAAAACCGCCAAAGTTTTGCAGGTTTTGATTGCCGAACGGCAATTGGTGGCGGAGGGTATAAATGTTTTGACTAAGCACGCTCGTCCTCGCCGACAGGGAGAAAAGGGGCAAAAAATAGAATTGCCCGCTCCGATTAACGCTTCCAACGCGATGCTTATTTGCCCTAAATGCGATAAAGCGACGCGCGTTGGTTATAAATTTTCCGAAGCCGGGAAGAAGTTGAGAGTTTGCCGGAAATGCAAAGAGACAATTTAA